From candidate division WOR-3 bacterium, the proteins below share one genomic window:
- a CDS encoding 4Fe-4S dicluster domain-containing protein, translating to MEINILEEFFNICDEPIFKCINCGVCSASCPISKFMELSPQKLIFYLVNNKKEVLEKNTIWLCASCLNCQARCRKDIDFSRVADALRHIYLREIARKKWLLELEIDKIKREILTKSPQQLFIALQRKFAYY from the coding sequence ATGGAGATTAATATCTTGGAGGAGTTTTTTAATATTTGTGATGAGCCGATTTTCAAGTGTATCAATTGTGGTGTCTGTAGTGCCAGTTGTCCGATTAGTAAGTTTATGGAATTAAGTCCCCAGAAACTTATCTTCTATTTAGTTAATAATAAGAAAGAGGTATTAGAAAAGAATACTATTTGGCTTTGTGCCTCTTGTCTTAATTGTCAGGCAAGATGCCGAAAAGATATTGACTTCTCAAGGGTTGCCGATGCCTTACGTCATATTTATCTTCGGGAGATCGCAAGAAAGAAGTGGCTTTTAGAATTGGAAATTGATAAGATAAAAAGAGAAATCCTTACAAAAAGTCCCCAACAACTATTTATTGCCCTCCAAAGAAAATTTGCTTACTATTGA